The Impatiens glandulifera chromosome 8, dImpGla2.1, whole genome shotgun sequence genome includes a window with the following:
- the LOC124912885 gene encoding protein AUXIN-REGULATED GENE INVOLVED IN ORGAN SIZE-like, giving the protein MKERNMYLVGEGKGNNSNNRMVSSYQRSQLVGNGKRRLINSKSYFSLESLLLLLCLTASLLILPLMLPPLPPPPFALLLLPIGILALLIILAFTPSSSSSSSSSSSNAPRDVTCYM; this is encoded by the coding sequence ATGAAGGAGAGAAACATGTATTTGGTTGGAGAAGGGAAAGggaataatagtaataatagaATGGTTAGTAGTTATCAAAGATCACAACTTGTTGGAAATGGAAAAAGAAGATTGATCAATTCAAAGAGTTATTTCAGTTTAGAATCTTTATTGTTGTTGCTATGTCTTACGGCTTCCCTTTTGATCTTGCCACTTATGCTGCCGCCCTTGCCGCCGCCTCCTTTTGCCCTTTTACTACTACCAATTGGGATTTTGGCTTTGCTAATCATCTTGGCCTTTACAccctcctcttcttcatcttcatcttcttcttcttccaatgCTCCAAGAGATGTTACTTGTTATATGTAA
- the LOC124912884 gene encoding uncharacterized protein LOC124912884 translates to MDSNRYLAPTIYSLISITIFITIAQAICVPIGSSRSDPAPTPKPSYTLSQDSDGSPLKDITGKIGDLLHSAIANNPLTGNLDPALMKMCNATDNQELCITELVPLLNGKNDADSVIRMAVKAASDYTNLALMEAEKLAADPSISSRLAGIFTDCKDSYSDALDNFQEALQSLPAKDSGTMGSMLSAAITDFSDIDDFLEGYTTTLPEYNAKLVKLTSNCINVTSEVLLARIFAATTQFP, encoded by the coding sequence ATGGATTCCAATCGTTATCTAGCACCAACCATCTATTCTCTCATATCCATAACAATCTTCATCACCATCGCCCAAGCCATTTGCGTCCCAATCGGTTCCTCTCGTTCCGACCCCGCTCCCACCCCTAAACCATCCTATACTCTCTCCCAAGATTCCGACGGTTCACCCCTTAAAGACATCACCGGAAAAATTGGAGACCTTTTACATTCCGCCATAGCAAATAACCCACTAACCGGAAACCTAGACCCAGCACTAATGAAAATGTGTAACGCCACTGATAATCAAGAACTCTGCATTACCGAACTCGTGCCCCTACTTAACGGTAAAAACGATGCTGATTCGGTTATCCGTATGGCGGTTAAGGCGGCGTCGGATTATACAAACTTGGCTTTGATGGAGGCGGAGAAATTGGCAGCGGATCCTTCGATTTCAAGTAGGTTGGCGGGGATTTTTACCGACTGTAAAGACAGTTATTCGGACGCGTTGGATAATTTTCAGGAGGCGTTGCAATCTTTGCCGGCGAAGGATAGCGGTACGATGGGGAGTATGTTGAGCGCGGCGATAACGGATTTTAGCGATATTGACGATTTTCTTGAGGGATATACTACTACTTTGCCGGAGTATAATGCTAAATTGGTGAAGTTGACGAGCAATT